GGACCCGATTCTGCAAGGGTGTGAAAACGATCCCGGCAAGCAGCCCCACCTCTATACCGCAGGATCCTGGGGTCCTGAGGCAGCCGAGGGGTTTTTGCCCCCTTGGGAAAAAAGGTGAGCTCTCCCGGATGTTTCATGTGAAACCTCCCTGTCTGCGCAGGGTCGTAAGGCCTGCACAGGCGCCGGGAGGATTCCCGGGTCGGGGCCCAGTCTCGGAGCCGCTGTCACCAGAGACCCTTTTGGCTTTCGGCGTGGAACTGCGAATGTGAAGGAGGCTTGATGTCCGATTGTACGCCTCTTGTCCTTCCGGAACGGGACAGCGCGACCTGGTTGTGCCATTTCCCCCGCGCCGCTGATTTGGCTCCCAGCGTTGCTGAATTTTTGATCCAGCGCGCTTTTGAGGCCGTCGAGGACCACGGTGCGTTTGTCCTTGGCATTTCTGGAGGAAGCACTCCTTTGGAGCTTTTCTCCCTTTTGGCTCAACCGCAATGGCATCCGCGGTTGCCGTGGGACAAGATGGCGCTCTTTTGGGTCGATGAGCGGTGGGTTGCCTATGGCCGGGAGGACAGCAATTTCGGTCAGTTCAGGCGCCGTTTTCTGAATCAAGCCCCCCACGGTCCGGCCGGCATGTACCCCATGCCAGTCAGCGGCTGTCATCCGGCAGCCGATACCCAGGCCTATGCCGCTGTTTTGGAGCGGTTTTTCGGTCCTGGGCCGCTGCCGGTGTTCGACTGCCTCCTGCTCGGATTGGGCCACGACGGACACACGGCCTCGCTTTTTCCCCATTCCCCGCTTTTGCAGGAACAAAACCATTGGGTCGTGACCGTACCGCCTTCCGTGGCCGCGGTGCCCAATCTGCCGCGCCTGAGTCTGAGCTTGCCGGTTTTGAACAAAGCCAAAAATATCGCCTTCCTTGTCTCTGGAGAGCGCAAGGCCGCGATCACCACCGAAGTTCTGCACTCCAGGCCAGATCCCCGCCTGCCCGCCACCCTAGTCCGCCCTGACGGCGAGTTGTACTGGTTTGCCGCAGGAATGGATTTTTCTTCGGATTTGCAAGAATCTGTCGAGCAGCGCTGACCCCTCCGCCAACCCGCGCTCAGGACTGATCGTGTCTTGATTTTTCCCCGGACATGGACCAAAGTACGCCAATTCGTCACACCAGAAGCATCTCTTGGGGTGCGGGAGGAAGGAATATGCACCGTTCCTCATTTAAAGACCGGTATAAGCGGGAATTTGTTGAGGTCGAATGTCCGAAGTGCAGGCGATCGCGGGTGATTTCCCTTCCAGAGGAAGAAATACCAAAATGTGAGTATTGTCGAATACCTATGGTTATTAAAGAAGTTCTCACCGAAGGGAAATATTAGCAGGCGGTACCTGCTCCCCAAATCGTTCTTTGCGCTGTGTTTGCTGCAATCGCGGGCAAAGACATTTGGAGAACAGTTTTTGTGAACACGTGGTGGATCGTTCCAGCAGGCGGTGCCCATTTCTCAATGGGAGCAAAATCTTCCAGGGAAACGGCCACAGAGCGCACACGGTGTTTTTGCCCACGCTGCTGAGACGCGGTCCGGTGCTCCCAACGAAGAACAAGCCTTTGCAGGAGCAGACTCCAGGCCTGGAGCGCTGGCATGGCTGTGTAGCGCGCTGCAAAAAATAAGAGGAAAACAGAGTAGAACACAAAAGGAGACGCGTGTATGGCGAAGCAATGGTTGGCAGCACTGGTGGTGGTTTTTGTATGTCTTGGCGGATTGTCTGCCCAGGCAGCGGATATTGAGTTGGCACAAAAATCGACCCTGGAGCGTATTTTGAAGTCCGGCGAACTCCGCGTTGGGTTTGATCCTGGATATATGCCCTTTGAGATGACTGACACCAAGGGGCGTTATGTGGGCTTTGATATCGCTCTGGCCAAAGAGATGGCCAAGTCCATGGGAGTCAAATTCGTCCCGGTCAATACGGATTTTGACGGAATTATTCCCGCCTTGCTGACGAAAAAGTTTGATATCATCATCTCCGGGATCACCGTGACCCAGGAACGCAATCTGCAGATCAATTTTTCCGATCCCTACATTGTCGTGGGACAGACGATTTTGTTGCGCAAGGGTCTGGAAGAGGAAGTGGAGTCCTACCGCGACCTCAATGACGGTCAGTATACTGTTGCCTCACGTCTGGGCACCACCGGGGAAATGGCCGCCAAACGGTATATGCCCAAGGCTGATTACAAATCGTATGAAAAGGAAGCAGACGGGGCCCTGGAAGTGCTCAACGGTCAAGTGGACGCCTTTGTCTACGACCTGCCCTTCAACGCCATTTTCAATGCCCAGCAGGGCAAGGGGAAGGTCGCCTTTCTGGACGAGCCTTTCACGTATGAACCGTTGGCCTTTGGCATCCGCAAAGGTGATCCCGACTTCTTGAACTGGTTGAACAATTTCTTGCGCCAGATCAAAAACGACGGTCGCTACGACCGCATTTACGACAAATGGTTCAACAGCGACGACTGGCTCGATACGGTCCAGTAAGCTGAGAGCGCTCAAAACGCCCCCGGTACCGGGGGCGTTTTGCTTGGCAAAGCGCAGCAAAGCCGCGGTCACGTTGCCGGCGCCGTCCCGAAAAGATCCTTTGGGACATGAAACGAGATTCGTTCAGGCGGGCTGCGATGGGCTCCGGCTTGTGACAGCGGCCAAAGCCCCCCAGTTTCTTGGGAAGCTGTGCTGTGAAGGCCTTTTGCGCCACGGATAGAGGACACTGATCATGAACGTGCAGCAGGAACACCCGCTATGGCCTTGAAGACAGGTTTGGATTCACCCCGCAGTCAAATGAACACCCGTTTTTGGCAAATCGCCTTCGTTATCCTGGTTCTCGGCGTCCTCGGTATCGTTTATTTCGCCTCGAGCTCCGTGGAGTATACGTGGCGTTGGTATCGGGTTCCCCAATATTTTTATTTTCAGGACGACGTCCAGGTCGATGCCGAGATTGAAGGCACCGTCGAGACCATCACCTCGACGGAGAAGGAACCTGTGGTCGTGCTGGAGGGATTGTCCGGGGAGACAGAACGCTATCCGGTGCCTGGTGGTGAGGTCCTGATTTATGAAGGGGACTATATCTATCCGGGGGATACGCTCGGGACCTATCAGGAGGGCAAACCGGGCATTTTGCTCCAGGGGCTCTGGATCACGCTCAAAGTATCGGTGGTCGCCATTATTCTGGGGATTGTCCTCGGGGTCTTGACCGGCCTGTCCCGCATATCCTCCAACCCGGCCCTGCGCTGGTCTGCCATCACCTATATCGAGATCATCCGTGGTTCGCCCCTGCTGGTGCAGATTTTTCTCTGGTATTTTGTGATTGGAACTCTGGTCAATTCGATTTTGGCCCAAAACGGGCTGGGCCAGATTTCGCCGCTGTGGTTCGGGATTATTTCCCTGGCCGTCTTCACCGGCGCGTACGTGGCGGAGATTGTCCGGGCCGGTATCCAGTCGGTCAGCAGGGGGCAGATGGAGGCCGCGCGCTCCCTCGGGATGACCTACACCCAATCCATGCGCAAGGTGATCCTGCCCCAGGCCTTCAAGCGCATCCTGCCGGCACTGGCCGGACAATTCATCAGCCTGATCAAGGATTCGTCGCTGCTCGGGGTCATCTCTGTCCGGGAACTTACGAAAGCGACTCGGGAAGTGGTGACGTCTTCGCTGCAACCCTTTGAACTCTGGATCACCTGTGCGGTGCTCTATTTGCTGCTGACGTTTACCTTGTCGCTTGTCGTGCAGTACATTGAACGCAAGGCGGTGTAGTTGCCATGATTGAGGTCCATTCCATCGATAAATTTTTTTATATCCCTGAAGAGGTCCAGGCCTTATCTCAGGTTTCTTGCACTGTGGCCGCCGGAGAGGTGGTCGTGGTCATCGGCCCCTCCGGATCCGGGAAATCGACGTTTTTGCGCTGTCTGAACCGTTTGGAATACGCTGATACCGGATCGATCCGCATC
The sequence above is drawn from the Desulfohalobium retbaense DSM 5692 genome and encodes:
- a CDS encoding amino acid ABC transporter permease (The N-terminal region of this protein, as described by TIGR01726, is a three transmembrane segment that identifies a subfamily of ABC transporter permease subunits, which specificities that include histidine, arginine, glutamine, glutamate, L-cystine (sic), the opines (in Agrobacterium) octopine and nopaline, etc.), coding for MALKTGLDSPRSQMNTRFWQIAFVILVLGVLGIVYFASSSVEYTWRWYRVPQYFYFQDDVQVDAEIEGTVETITSTEKEPVVVLEGLSGETERYPVPGGEVLIYEGDYIYPGDTLGTYQEGKPGILLQGLWITLKVSVVAIILGIVLGVLTGLSRISSNPALRWSAITYIEIIRGSPLLVQIFLWYFVIGTLVNSILAQNGLGQISPLWFGIISLAVFTGAYVAEIVRAGIQSVSRGQMEAARSLGMTYTQSMRKVILPQAFKRILPALAGQFISLIKDSSLLGVISVRELTKATREVVTSSLQPFELWITCAVLYLLLTFTLSLVVQYIERKAV
- the pgl gene encoding 6-phosphogluconolactonase; this translates as MSDCTPLVLPERDSATWLCHFPRAADLAPSVAEFLIQRAFEAVEDHGAFVLGISGGSTPLELFSLLAQPQWHPRLPWDKMALFWVDERWVAYGREDSNFGQFRRRFLNQAPHGPAGMYPMPVSGCHPAADTQAYAAVLERFFGPGPLPVFDCLLLGLGHDGHTASLFPHSPLLQEQNHWVVTVPPSVAAVPNLPRLSLSLPVLNKAKNIAFLVSGERKAAITTEVLHSRPDPRLPATLVRPDGELYWFAAGMDFSSDLQESVEQR
- a CDS encoding transporter substrate-binding domain-containing protein encodes the protein MAKQWLAALVVVFVCLGGLSAQAADIELAQKSTLERILKSGELRVGFDPGYMPFEMTDTKGRYVGFDIALAKEMAKSMGVKFVPVNTDFDGIIPALLTKKFDIIISGITVTQERNLQINFSDPYIVVGQTILLRKGLEEEVESYRDLNDGQYTVASRLGTTGEMAAKRYMPKADYKSYEKEADGALEVLNGQVDAFVYDLPFNAIFNAQQGKGKVAFLDEPFTYEPLAFGIRKGDPDFLNWLNNFLRQIKNDGRYDRIYDKWFNSDDWLDTVQ